One Georgenia wutianyii DNA segment encodes these proteins:
- a CDS encoding YihY/virulence factor BrkB family protein has translation MFGKAVRDFFADECLDRSAALTLYAVLALPAVAIMLTSVLALIGEGPQSTDTMLEILGLVAPDEDALAVISQPVRDVLEQPAAGWSLVLGVVTSLWIAAGYVASFGRAMNRVYGVAEGRPGLQLIGRHLLTTLVLVLFAALVTLLSVVSGPVADAVGETLDLRGALTVWELARWPISLAAFLAVVSLLYYATPNVRSLRPRLLSAGTLVAVGGAVLASLAFQLYLRLAGRVESTYGAALAGIVVFVLWLWLVNAALLLGAELDRELARARQLVRGIPADRKIQVDVRDERASTRAEARRDSDEARARSLRRSWNDSAE, from the coding sequence ATGTTCGGCAAGGCCGTGCGCGACTTCTTCGCCGACGAGTGCCTCGACCGCTCGGCTGCCCTCACGCTCTACGCCGTCCTCGCCCTGCCCGCGGTCGCGATCATGCTCACCTCGGTGCTCGCCCTCATCGGTGAGGGGCCGCAGAGCACCGACACCATGCTCGAGATCCTCGGTCTCGTCGCGCCGGACGAGGACGCGCTCGCCGTCATCAGCCAGCCGGTCCGCGACGTCCTCGAGCAGCCGGCCGCCGGGTGGTCCCTCGTCCTGGGCGTCGTGACGTCGCTGTGGATCGCCGCCGGGTACGTCGCCTCCTTCGGGCGGGCGATGAACCGGGTCTACGGGGTGGCCGAGGGCCGCCCGGGCCTCCAGCTCATCGGCCGCCACCTGCTCACCACGCTCGTCCTCGTCCTGTTCGCCGCGCTGGTCACGCTCCTGTCGGTGGTCTCGGGACCGGTCGCCGACGCGGTCGGCGAGACCCTGGACCTGCGCGGTGCGCTCACCGTGTGGGAGCTGGCCCGCTGGCCGATCTCCCTCGCGGCGTTCCTCGCCGTCGTCTCCCTGCTCTACTACGCGACCCCGAACGTGCGCTCCCTGCGCCCGCGGCTGCTGTCCGCCGGCACGCTCGTCGCGGTGGGCGGCGCCGTCCTCGCCTCCCTGGCCTTCCAGCTCTACCTGCGTCTGGCGGGACGCGTCGAGTCGACGTACGGCGCCGCACTGGCCGGCATCGTCGTCTTCGTCCTGTGGCTGTGGCTCGTCAACGCCGCCCTGCTCCTGGGCGCCGAGCTCGACCGGGAGCTGGCCCGGGCCCGCCAGCTCGTCCGCGGCATCCCGGCCGACCGGAAGATCCAGGTGGACGTGCGTGACGAGCGGGCCTCCACCCGCGCCGAAGCGCGCCGCGACTCCGACGAGGCGCGGGCGCGGAGCCTGCGCCGGTCGTGGAACGACAGCGCGGAGTAG
- a CDS encoding DUF4349 domain-containing protein — protein MRLLRTVALLLVLLLGAAACSGADDSTTGTDSGGDAARAGMASAEDAEEADEAREVVVTGSLTLVADDAQRAMDEIVRIVGQVGGRIQERSEHTGQDGEDVSGALTVRVPAAEVTGTLDAVERLGEVTDVAIGSEDVTRQGRNLDARITALETSTERLLELMEDADSSDQLLAAEAALSERQAELEALQAERAYLSEQVTMSTLHISVTTDHPVRLEAGGFAGGLRGGWDALVTVADGLLVALGAALPWLLVLGLPVTAVVLARRRRRRPAVPPAEPAATA, from the coding sequence ATGAGACTCCTGCGGACGGTGGCCCTGCTCCTCGTGCTGCTCCTCGGGGCGGCCGCCTGCAGCGGCGCCGACGACTCCACGACGGGCACGGACTCCGGCGGCGACGCCGCCCGCGCGGGCATGGCCTCCGCCGAGGACGCGGAGGAGGCTGACGAGGCGCGCGAGGTCGTCGTCACCGGCTCGCTCACCCTCGTCGCCGACGACGCCCAGCGGGCGATGGACGAGATCGTGCGCATCGTCGGACAGGTCGGCGGCAGGATCCAGGAGCGCTCGGAGCACACCGGGCAGGACGGGGAGGACGTCTCGGGCGCCCTCACCGTCCGGGTGCCCGCCGCCGAGGTCACCGGCACGCTCGACGCCGTCGAGCGGCTCGGGGAGGTGACCGACGTGGCGATCGGCTCCGAGGACGTCACCCGCCAGGGCCGCAACCTCGACGCGCGCATCACCGCCCTGGAGACCTCGACCGAGCGACTCCTCGAGCTCATGGAGGACGCCGACTCCAGCGACCAGCTGCTCGCCGCGGAGGCCGCGCTGAGCGAGCGGCAGGCCGAGCTCGAGGCCCTCCAGGCCGAGCGCGCCTACCTCAGCGAGCAGGTCACGATGTCGACGCTGCACATCTCGGTGACCACCGACCACCCCGTCCGGCTCGAGGCCGGCGGGTTCGCCGGTGGCCTGCGCGGCGGCTGGGACGCGCTCGTGACCGTCGCCGACGGCCTGCTCGTCGCGCTCGGCGCGGCGCTGCCGTGGCTGCTCGTCCTCGGCCTCCCGGTCACCGCCGTCGTGCTCGCGCGCCGCCGCCGGCGGCGCCCGGCCGTCCCCCCGGCCGAGCCCGCCGCCACGGCGTAG